A genomic segment from Arcobacter acticola encodes:
- a CDS encoding IS630 family transposase: MEKINKLEKNDARKVDSNTLQYLRDRAIKLRDSGISNLETAAILGLSKITTSRWYSKYKKDGQKALKVQKTGRPKKSGKRLSDEQEEKIIRMLIDTTPEQLKFKFALWTREAVKQLILRVVDIDMPISTVGDYLAKWQFTSKKPIKRAYERKDSATKAWLEETYPKIKKEAKINNADIWWADETACVSMPSNLKGYAPIGSKIKPILTHTAKKFKVNMISAITNTGKSMFALYDDSIATDNFIDFLEKVIKSNDKKVFMIVDNLRVHHAKLVKAWEEKHKDKIKLFYLPPYSPEFNPDEYLNQDYKSNVHKNGLPKNQKELKENTQNYMENLQKNPQKIANFFQHQSVKYAS, from the coding sequence ATGGAAAAAATAAATAAATTAGAAAAAAATGATGCTAGAAAAGTAGATTCAAATACATTACAGTATCTCAGAGATAGAGCAATTAAATTAAGGGATAGTGGTATAAGTAATCTTGAAACAGCTGCAATATTAGGTTTGTCAAAAATTACAACATCAAGATGGTATAGCAAATATAAAAAAGATGGTCAAAAAGCACTTAAAGTTCAAAAAACTGGTCGTCCTAAAAAGTCTGGTAAGAGACTTAGCGATGAACAAGAGGAAAAAATCATCCGAATGCTTATAGATACAACCCCAGAACAATTAAAGTTTAAGTTTGCTTTGTGGACAAGAGAAGCTGTAAAACAGTTAATTCTAAGAGTAGTAGATATTGATATGCCAATATCAACAGTTGGAGATTATCTTGCAAAATGGCAATTTACTTCGAAAAAACCAATAAAAAGAGCTTATGAAAGAAAAGATAGTGCAACTAAAGCTTGGTTGGAAGAAACATATCCAAAAATCAAAAAAGAAGCAAAAATAAATAATGCTGATATTTGGTGGGCTGATGAGACTGCTTGTGTATCAATGCCATCAAATTTAAAAGGATATGCTCCAATAGGAAGTAAAATAAAACCTATTCTTACTCATACAGCTAAAAAGTTTAAAGTGAATATGATATCAGCCATTACAAATACAGGTAAATCAATGTTTGCATTGTATGATGATTCAATAGCTACAGATAATTTTATAGATTTTTTAGAAAAAGTAATAAAATCAAATGATAAAAAAGTATTTATGATAGTAGATAACCTAAGAGTACATCATGCTAAATTAGTAAAAGCTTGGGAAGAAAAGCATAAAGATAAAATCAAACTCTTTTATCTTCCACCATACTCCCCAGAATTTAATCCTGATGAATATTTGAATCAAGATTATAAGAGTAATGTACATAAAAATGGTCTGCCAAAAAATCAAAAAGAACTAAAAGAAAACACACAAAATTATATGGAGAATTTACAAAAAAATCCACAAAAAATAGCTAACTTTTTTCAACATCAAAGTGTTAAATATGCTAGCTAA
- a CDS encoding AAA family ATPase has protein sequence MILTNLKLENFKKYVSHSISFEEGLTGIIGKNGSGKSTIFEAILFALYGELKNKGDKEIVRNANASIKDVVSVDLDFEFENTPYKISREFRGKTLSANAKLYKNEELLITGAKETTAYIVKLTKMNKDAFSHTLFASQKELTSLSTKKPEDRKKMIRKLLGLEKIDYIEKELIEKSRDLKRDISAYIEILLSSDDIKDKKEHIVKHKEQLDIYTNTSIEKAKHIDSIKLQELDIRKELEVYIQTKEKKQNLFSNLELLKNTINAHISNQTKLAREIELLNEKQKELKGLENVKGEYTKLHDSIKEQEQLKEYHIRKERLLEEQKNLREHYKKSKDTINTLEQESSLHGELIKKEKELLGIQEEIKQELIKLNQKEKELVQEIAGEEKLIADINKKIQNIKNLGRDSNCPTCTRPLLDEYDNVISSLEAIVKTAQEQKISKTKEELEKIGILKTAQDQIQKQNATEYFEVSKSLNLCESKKRDLFIEKEHFVKVEAQGMKNKEELAKLEIYTYDNTIHQNLIEKQKELKTKYEYVLSLETMLKRVDSLKEEYENTNKNIEKLSNEYNEKELSYKEINYDEVKHKEKQKMFDEVQASKEQKINVLNELKVQIATIQGQIKTIQETLDNNDIQAKKVQTKKDDLQDYEKIKISLGLFKTKLNSKVAPRISDIASNMYAQITKGKYQHIEVSNDFDFYIYDEGKKFPIERFSGGEIDLANLVLRIAISKTLSELSGASSIEFLAFDEVFGSQDEARRMEIIEAFHTIKEQYRQIFLISHEMEIKEMFERVVEV, from the coding sequence ATGATATTAACTAATCTAAAACTAGAGAACTTCAAGAAGTATGTATCTCATAGCATTTCTTTTGAAGAGGGACTTACAGGAATCATAGGAAAAAATGGAAGTGGTAAATCAACTATCTTTGAAGCTATTCTTTTTGCTCTATATGGAGAGTTAAAGAATAAAGGCGATAAAGAGATAGTAAGAAATGCAAATGCTTCTATAAAAGACGTAGTAAGTGTAGATTTAGACTTTGAGTTTGAAAATACACCATATAAGATAAGTAGAGAGTTTAGAGGAAAGACTTTAAGTGCAAATGCAAAGTTATATAAAAATGAAGAATTACTAATAACAGGTGCTAAAGAAACAACTGCATATATAGTAAAACTAACAAAGATGAATAAAGATGCCTTTTCTCATACTCTATTTGCTTCACAAAAAGAACTAACAAGTCTTAGCACTAAAAAGCCAGAAGATAGAAAAAAGATGATTAGAAAGCTTCTAGGGCTTGAAAAGATTGACTATATAGAAAAAGAGCTAATAGAAAAAAGTCGAGATTTAAAAAGAGATATATCTGCATATATAGAGATATTGCTAAGTAGTGATGATATAAAAGATAAAAAAGAGCATATAGTAAAACACAAAGAGCAATTAGACATATATACAAATACAAGTATAGAAAAAGCAAAACATATAGATAGTATAAAACTTCAAGAACTAGATATAAGAAAAGAGCTAGAAGTATATATACAAACAAAAGAGAAAAAACAAAATCTATTTTCAAATTTAGAGTTATTAAAAAACACTATAAATGCACATATATCAAATCAAACAAAACTAGCAAGGGAAATAGAACTTCTAAATGAAAAGCAAAAAGAGTTAAAAGGTTTAGAAAACGTAAAGGGTGAGTATACAAAGCTACATGATAGTATAAAAGAACAAGAGCAGTTAAAAGAATACCATATAAGAAAAGAAAGACTTCTAGAAGAACAAAAGAACTTACGAGAGCATTATAAAAAATCAAAAGATACTATAAACACACTAGAACAAGAAAGTAGTCTTCATGGTGAACTTATAAAAAAAGAGAAAGAACTCTTAGGTATACAAGAAGAGATAAAACAAGAGCTAATAAAACTAAATCAAAAAGAAAAAGAGTTAGTTCAAGAAATAGCAGGTGAAGAGAAGCTAATAGCAGATATAAATAAAAAAATACAAAATATCAAAAACTTAGGTCGAGATTCAAACTGCCCAACATGTACAAGACCACTTCTAGATGAATATGACAATGTAATATCATCACTTGAAGCTATAGTTAAAACAGCACAAGAACAAAAGATATCTAAAACAAAAGAAGAACTAGAAAAGATAGGTATATTAAAAACAGCACAAGATCAAATACAAAAACAAAATGCCACTGAATACTTTGAAGTATCAAAAAGCCTAAATCTATGTGAAAGTAAAAAAAGAGATCTTTTTATAGAAAAAGAGCACTTTGTAAAAGTAGAAGCACAAGGTATGAAAAACAAAGAAGAACTAGCAAAACTAGAAATCTATACTTATGATAATACTATACATCAAAACCTAATAGAAAAACAAAAAGAGCTAAAGACAAAATACGAATATGTCCTAAGCTTAGAGACTATGCTAAAAAGAGTAGATAGTCTAAAAGAAGAGTATGAAAATACAAACAAAAACATAGAAAAACTATCAAATGAATATAATGAAAAAGAACTATCATACAAAGAGATAAACTATGATGAGGTAAAACACAAAGAGAAGCAAAAAATGTTTGATGAGGTACAAGCTTCAAAAGAACAAAAGATAAATGTCCTAAATGAACTAAAAGTACAAATAGCAACAATCCAAGGCCAAATAAAAACTATCCAAGAAACACTAGATAACAACGATATCCAAGCCAAAAAAGTACAAACAAAAAAAGATGACTTACAAGACTATGAAAAAATCAAAATAAGTCTAGGCTTATTTAAAACAAAACTAAACTCAAAAGTAGCTCCAAGAATCTCAGATATAGCCTCAAATATGTATGCTCAAATCACCAAAGGCAAATACCAACATATAGAAGTATCAAATGACTTTGACTTTTACATCTACGATGAAGGTAAAAAATTTCCAATAGAGAGGTTTAGTGGTGGAGAAATCGACCTAGCAAACTTGGTTTTAAGAATCGCCATATCAAAGACGCTTAGTGAACTAAGTGGCGCAAGTAGTATAGAGTTTTTGGCTTTTGACGAAGTATTTGGAAGCCAAGATGAAGCAAGAAGAATGGAAATCATAGAAGCCTTTCATACTATCAAAGAACAATATAGACAAATATTTTTGATAAGCCATGAAATGGAGATTAAAGAGATGTTTGAGAGGGTTGTGGAAGTTTAG
- a CDS encoding metallophosphoesterase family protein, translated as MKILHFSDTHLGFNDLDIINNENINQREADFYDAFSQVVEQIKIIKPDFIIHTGDLFHRSSPSNRAITFALEKFLEIDSLGIPCILIAGNHSTPRTNLSSPILRIFDNFKNVYVSYDQKYKKIEFDDVVFHTLPHMNDETIALGQIELCEENIEESKRNIMMMHCSVGAWYLMQEFGEWVYPSNKEYIFEKMDYVALGHWHGFGAVGKHKNVYYSGSTERTSLNDKRNSKGFIVATLEDKLNIEYKSINIRPIRIKEINCDDLQDSIANLDISDTHDAIVEVKLTNLTAMGSIDIPNKQIKDLFPYAMSVSIKREFKKSDDNQTLSDMEAISLEEYFLEHIKEHSDDKEYDRLKSKIQELFAQYEEVEDDIN; from the coding sequence TTGAAGATTCTACATTTTAGTGATACACACTTAGGTTTTAATGACCTAGATATAATAAACAATGAAAATATAAACCAAAGAGAAGCTGATTTTTACGATGCTTTTTCTCAAGTTGTTGAACAAATCAAAATAATCAAACCTGATTTCATAATTCACACAGGTGACTTGTTTCACAGATCAAGTCCAAGCAATAGAGCAATTACCTTTGCCCTTGAAAAGTTTTTAGAAATAGACTCTTTAGGAATACCTTGTATTTTAATAGCTGGAAATCACTCAACTCCACGAACTAACCTCAGCTCACCAATCTTGCGTATATTTGATAACTTTAAAAATGTATATGTTTCTTATGATCAGAAGTACAAAAAAATAGAGTTTGATGATGTTGTATTTCATACTCTTCCACATATGAATGATGAGACTATTGCACTTGGGCAAATAGAGCTTTGTGAAGAGAACATAGAAGAATCAAAAAGAAATATTATGATGATGCATTGTAGTGTTGGGGCTTGGTATTTGATGCAAGAGTTTGGAGAATGGGTATATCCATCTAACAAAGAGTATATATTTGAAAAGATGGATTATGTAGCACTTGGTCACTGGCATGGATTTGGAGCTGTTGGTAAACATAAGAATGTTTACTATAGTGGAAGTACAGAGCGAACTAGTCTAAATGATAAGAGAAATTCAAAAGGTTTTATCGTAGCTACTTTAGAAGATAAGTTGAATATAGAGTATAAGAGTATAAACATAAGACCTATTAGAATAAAAGAGATTAACTGTGATGACTTACAAGACTCTATTGCTAATCTTGATATAAGTGATACTCATGATGCTATAGTAGAAGTAAAGCTTACTAATCTTACAGCAATGGGCTCTATTGATATACCTAATAAACAAATAAAAGATTTATTTCCTTATGCTATGAGTGTAAGTATAAAAAGAGAGTTTAAAAAAAGTGATGATAATCAAACCCTATCAGATATGGAAGCTATCTCTTTAGAAGAGTATTTCTTAGAGCATATAAAAGAACACAGTGATGATAAAGAGTATGATAGATTAAAATCAAAGATACAAGAACTATTTGCACAGTATGAAGAGGTTGAAGATGATATTAACTAA
- a CDS encoding energy transducer TonB: MSRYLFSFLIAFGIYVLFYIGLFYFFKNNKITLDEPIVNHKISLNHIEMKPIEKEVVEEQIVDNNIQEKIEEVVEEVPKEEILKEQEIKKEVIEEIKEEKVEETPKPILEKKIKKEIKEKVVKKIQKKERAEKKQTIKEEIKEVQNPKKEVFVKEQIVQKHIQSETVNKRQVNDVPKIDEKKVYLDKHLAQIRDLINQNIKYPFRARKLSIQGIVLVKFKINENGDIENITILDGHKFLQNATIEAINEAAKSFPKTNQSIEIQIPIEYKII, from the coding sequence ATGAGTAGATATCTTTTCTCTTTTTTGATTGCTTTTGGAATATATGTTCTATTTTACATAGGATTATTCTATTTTTTTAAAAACAATAAAATAACTTTAGATGAGCCTATAGTTAATCATAAAATATCATTAAATCATATTGAAATGAAACCTATAGAAAAAGAAGTTGTAGAAGAACAAATAGTAGATAATAATATACAAGAGAAAATTGAAGAAGTAGTTGAAGAAGTTCCTAAAGAAGAAATCTTAAAAGAACAAGAAATTAAAAAAGAAGTTATAGAAGAAATCAAAGAAGAAAAAGTAGAAGAAACTCCAAAGCCAATTTTAGAAAAAAAAATCAAAAAAGAGATAAAAGAAAAGGTAGTTAAAAAAATACAAAAGAAAGAAAGAGCAGAGAAAAAACAGACTATTAAAGAAGAGATAAAAGAAGTTCAAAATCCTAAAAAAGAAGTTTTTGTTAAAGAACAAATAGTACAAAAACATATACAAAGTGAGACTGTTAACAAAAGACAAGTAAATGATGTTCCAAAAATAGATGAGAAAAAAGTATATTTAGATAAGCATTTAGCACAAATCAGAGACCTAATAAATCAAAATATAAAATATCCATTTCGTGCTAGAAAACTATCAATTCAAGGAATCGTTTTAGTAAAGTTTAAAATCAATGAAAATGGTGATATTGAAAATATAACTATTTTAGATGGACATAAGTTTTTACAAAATGCCACAATAGAAGCTATAAATGAAGCTGCAAAATCTTTTCCTAAAACAAATCAAAGTATAGAAATACAAATACCAATTGAGTATAAAATAATATAA
- the exbD gene encoding TonB system transport protein ExbD — protein MKLKKYDSINVIPFIDVLLVLLTIVLMTSTFISKGIIPISLPRASNADNIKVNKEIIIIIKEDGTLYCNNDIEGLDNIKEHILQFSKDTPIHINSDKNVKFDIFVSVLDMLKQYEYSSISIVTKK, from the coding sequence ATGAAACTGAAGAAGTATGATTCTATAAATGTAATACCCTTTATTGATGTATTGCTTGTACTTTTAACTATTGTTTTAATGACTTCAACTTTTATATCAAAGGGTATTATTCCAATATCTTTACCAAGAGCTTCAAATGCTGATAATATAAAGGTAAATAAAGAAATAATAATAATTATAAAAGAGGACGGAACGCTTTATTGTAATAATGATATAGAGGGTTTAGACAATATAAAAGAGCATATTTTACAATTTTCTAAAGATACTCCAATTCATATCAATAGTGACAAGAATGTTAAATTTGATATTTTTGTATCTGTCTTAGATATGTTAAAACAATACGAATACTCAAGTATCTCAATCGTGACCAAAAAATGA
- the exbB gene encoding TonB-system energizer ExbB, producing MSIELLKNLVDYGVIALLIFMSFISFWFFIERVIFYKKMNVKAYKNKKALDIALTRHLTIIGTIASNSPYIGLLGTVMAIMLTFMTMSNGDIEAAKIMSSLALALKATAVGLVVAIASQIFYNILGRYAEVLESDYETEEV from the coding sequence ATGAGTATAGAACTATTAAAAAATCTAGTTGATTACGGGGTTATAGCATTACTTATATTTATGAGCTTTATCTCATTTTGGTTTTTTATAGAAAGGGTGATTTTTTATAAAAAGATGAATGTAAAAGCTTATAAAAATAAAAAAGCTTTAGATATTGCCCTTACTAGACATCTTACTATCATAGGTACAATTGCTTCAAATTCTCCTTATATTGGGCTTCTTGGAACGGTGATGGCTATTATGCTGACTTTTATGACTATGAGTAATGGTGATATTGAAGCTGCAAAAATCATGAGCTCACTTGCACTTGCTTTAAAAGCAACTGCTGTTGGGCTTGTGGTGGCTATTGCATCTCAGATTTTTTACAATATTCTTGGACGTTATGCTGAAGTTTTAGAGAGTGATTATGAAACTGAAGAAGTATGA
- a CDS encoding peroxiredoxin: MACDTGSKPIEEKETVVNNENNNEIKKEKNMSSSLVLRKAPEFKMDAYNAKTGHYQSVSSEDYKGKWSVVCFYPADFTFVCPTEIAAMNAKYDEFQELGVEILAVSTDTKFSHKRFVETEPLLKGLQLTIGADTTGAVSRAFGVMIEEEGIALRGRFLINPEGTVVAQEVQAPMVGRNVHEFLRQVRAWQHAEKTGEVCPAGWVPGKKTLPVNTDVEQMTGRVGDYITIEEIMA; this comes from the coding sequence ATGGCTTGTGATACAGGTTCAAAACCAATTGAAGAAAAAGAAACAGTAGTTAATAACGAAAATAATAATGAAATAAAAAAGGAAAAAAATATGAGTTCAAGTTTAGTTTTAAGAAAAGCACCAGAGTTTAAAATGGATGCGTATAACGCAAAAACAGGTCACTATCAATCAGTTAGTAGTGAAGACTATAAAGGTAAATGGTCAGTAGTTTGTTTTTACCCAGCTGACTTTACTTTTGTTTGTCCAACTGAAATTGCAGCAATGAATGCAAAATATGATGAGTTCCAAGAACTTGGTGTTGAAATTTTAGCAGTGTCAACTGATACAAAATTTTCTCATAAAAGATTTGTTGAAACTGAACCATTGTTAAAAGGTTTACAATTAACAATCGGAGCTGATACAACAGGTGCAGTTTCAAGAGCATTTGGTGTAATGATTGAAGAAGAAGGAATTGCTCTAAGAGGAAGATTCTTAATTAATCCAGAAGGAACAGTAGTAGCTCAAGAAGTACAAGCTCCAATGGTAGGAAGAAATGTACACGAATTTTTAAGACAAGTAAGAGCTTGGCAACACGCAGAGAAAACAGGTGAAGTTTGTCCAGCAGGATGGGTACCAGGTAAAAAAACACTTCCAGTTAATACAGATGTAGAGCAAATGACAGGAAGAGTTGGAGATTATATTACTATCGAAGAGATTATGGCTTAA
- a CDS encoding TsoY family (seleno)protein produces MILREKFSPMCFLASLGAGGLSVSFFMYLMFLVPHPNTPMATYDFIMPALIKGDWLSFVVAFSLVFIIAFAFLHFKLLIWNTKQYNLYKKTASYQELINSNSQITLMTIPLTFAMTINVCFVLGAVFVPGLWGIVEFLFPFALIGFMVVGYFALKIFFEYFSRLLIKGDFDFSKNNNLSQMISIFALSMVAVGFAAPGAMSHNLVINSIGIFGALFFASLAMLLMLIKLTMGFKNMFEKGLGLEAAPSIWILIPILTLLGITFIRVSFGLEHNYATPLAKSSLFVFTSTILSLQIIFGILGYMVMKKMGYFEKYIHSEDKSSVSFALICPGVAFFVFGMFFVNFGLAFNGIVAKYSIAYFIIMLPFIYVQIKTIIYFFKLYKKFSF; encoded by the coding sequence ATGATTTTAAGAGAAAAATTCTCACCCATGTGTTTTTTAGCCTCATTAGGAGCAGGAGGTTTGTCTGTTTCATTTTTTATGTATTTGATGTTTTTAGTTCCACACCCAAATACTCCAATGGCTACATATGATTTTATAATGCCAGCTTTAATAAAAGGTGATTGGTTATCGTTTGTTGTTGCTTTTTCTTTAGTTTTTATTATTGCTTTTGCATTTTTGCACTTTAAACTATTGATTTGGAATACTAAACAATACAATTTATATAAAAAAACAGCTAGTTATCAAGAGTTAATAAATTCAAACTCTCAAATTACACTTATGACTATTCCTTTAACATTTGCCATGACTATAAATGTATGTTTTGTTTTGGGTGCTGTTTTTGTTCCTGGTCTTTGGGGAATTGTTGAGTTTTTATTTCCATTTGCTTTAATTGGTTTTATGGTTGTGGGTTACTTTGCTTTAAAAATATTTTTTGAATATTTTTCTAGACTTTTGATCAAAGGTGATTTTGATTTTTCTAAAAACAATAATCTATCTCAAATGATTTCTATTTTTGCACTTTCTATGGTTGCAGTTGGATTTGCTGCACCTGGTGCTATGAGTCATAATTTAGTTATCAACTCAATTGGTATATTTGGAGCTTTATTCTTTGCATCACTTGCAATGTTATTAATGCTTATAAAACTTACAATGGGTTTTAAAAATATGTTTGAAAAAGGATTAGGTTTAGAAGCTGCTCCTTCTATTTGGATTTTAATTCCTATATTAACTCTGCTTGGAATTACTTTTATTAGAGTTTCTTTTGGATTAGAGCATAACTATGCAACACCGTTGGCTAAATCATCACTTTTTGTGTTCACATCAACTATTTTATCATTACAAATTATATTTGGAATTTTAGGATATATGGTTATGAAAAAAATGGGTTACTTTGAAAAATATATTCACTCAGAGGATAAATCATCTGTTTCATTTGCTCTTATTTGTCCAGGTGTTGCATTTTTTGTATTTGGTATGTTTTTTGTAAATTTTGGATTAGCATTTAACGGAATTGTTGCAAAATACTCTATTGCTTACTTTATAATTATGCTTCCATTTATATATGTTCAAATAAAAACTATAATTTACTTTTTCAAACTATATAAAAAATTTTCTTTCTAA
- a CDS encoding DUF134 domain-containing protein: MGREKTKRNLTYKPAFKDFIPENRPFTGVTLLLDEEMEAIYLMDILNLYQEEAAISMDVSRPTFTRILKNARQKLTRALVYGNKISIQDDNLSYIVAVCSASKDNFKSILSTDQYISIYKVENSEVALIKLFESDVFLKKQKPAIVLPQIFLQFNVNIFLSTRIGEGVKNSLLAKGIQTIEKQIERKEELIGLLSS; encoded by the coding sequence ATGGGAAGAGAAAAAACAAAAAGAAATCTTACATATAAACCTGCTTTTAAAGATTTCATACCTGAGAATAGACCTTTTACTGGGGTTACATTATTGTTAGATGAAGAGATGGAAGCTATTTATTTGATGGATATTTTAAATTTATATCAAGAAGAAGCAGCTATTAGTATGGATGTTTCAAGACCAACTTTTACAAGAATTCTAAAAAATGCAAGACAAAAGCTAACTAGAGCTTTGGTTTATGGCAATAAGATTTCTATACAAGATGATAACTTAAGCTACATAGTTGCAGTTTGTAGTGCGAGTAAAGATAACTTTAAATCTATATTATCAACTGATCAATATATATCTATTTATAAAGTAGAAAATAGTGAAGTAGCTTTGATTAAATTATTTGAAAGTGATGTGTTCTTAAAAAAACAAAAACCTGCAATAGTTTTACCACAAATATTTTTACAGTTTAATGTAAATATATTTTTATCAACAAGAATAGGGGAAGGTGTAAAAAATTCACTTCTTGCAAAGGGAATCCAAACTATTGAAAAACAAATAGAAAGAAAAGAGGAGTTAATAGGTTTATTGAGTTCTTAA
- a CDS encoding DUF4492 domain-containing protein: protein MLNIKNIYSFYLNGFKNMTIGKTLWKIILIKLLVILVFLNYFIHDKSIKTEYKTYEEKVDFVYKNLTKDN, encoded by the coding sequence ATGTTGAATATTAAAAATATTTACTCTTTTTATTTAAATGGTTTTAAAAATATGACAATTGGAAAAACATTATGGAAAATCATATTAATAAAATTATTAGTTATATTAGTTTTTCTTAACTATTTTATCCATGATAAATCTATCAAAACTGAATATAAGACATATGAAGAAAAAGTTGATTTTGTATATAAAAATCTAACAAAAGATAATTAA
- a CDS encoding cytochrome ubiquinol oxidase subunit I has protein sequence MEEHLVDWSRAQFALTAMYHWIFVPLTLGLGFIVAIMETIYVKTNDEFWKKTTKFWMGLFAINFAIGVATGIIMEFEFGTNWANYSWFVGDIFGAPLAVEGILAFFMESTFFAVMFFGWEKVSKGFHLLSTWLVAVGSNLSALWILVANAWMQYPVGMTFNPDSVRNEMNNFWDVLFSPVAISKFLHTIGSGYVLASLFVIGVSAWYLLKKRDILFAKKSMIIGATFGLITSIFLILSGDESAHQVALKQPMKLAAMEGLYEGEEKVGIVAIGLLNPKKTLTNDEDIFLFDFTIPYALSFLSFHDIDAYVPGIKDLIYGNEERGIISTQEKMQKGKIAVQALEDYKEAKKTSNEPLLNESRVLLDENMKYFGYGHIKNKEDVIPPISITFYSFHIMVALGTWFTVLFAMVLFFLLKKDIMKYPLVLKAALFSIPLGYIASEAGWVVAEVGRQPWAIQDLMPVGIAATKIATTNVMISFFIFAILFTVLLIAEIKIMTKQIGLGPENKEH, from the coding sequence ATGGAAGAGCATTTAGTTGATTGGTCAAGGGCACAGTTTGCATTAACTGCCATGTACCATTGGATATTCGTTCCATTAACTTTGGGACTTGGATTTATTGTTGCTATTATGGAGACAATTTATGTAAAAACAAATGATGAATTTTGGAAAAAAACTACAAAATTTTGGATGGGTTTATTTGCAATAAACTTTGCAATTGGAGTTGCTACTGGAATTATTATGGAGTTTGAATTTGGTACAAACTGGGCAAATTATTCTTGGTTTGTTGGAGATATTTTTGGAGCTCCACTTGCAGTGGAAGGAATCTTAGCCTTTTTTATGGAGAGTACTTTTTTTGCTGTTATGTTTTTTGGTTGGGAAAAAGTTAGTAAAGGTTTTCATTTATTATCAACTTGGTTAGTTGCAGTTGGATCTAATCTATCAGCTTTATGGATACTTGTAGCAAACGCTTGGATGCAATATCCAGTTGGAATGACATTTAATCCAGATTCTGTAAGAAATGAAATGAATAATTTTTGGGATGTACTATTTTCACCAGTTGCTATTAGTAAATTTTTACATACTATTGGAAGTGGTTATGTTTTAGCTTCACTTTTTGTAATAGGTGTTAGTGCTTGGTATTTATTGAAAAAAAGAGATATTTTATTTGCCAAAAAATCAATGATAATAGGAGCAACTTTTGGACTTATAACTTCAATATTCTTAATTTTAAGTGGAGATGAATCAGCTCATCAAGTTGCACTTAAACAACCTATGAAACTAGCAGCTATGGAAGGCTTATATGAAGGTGAAGAAAAAGTTGGGATTGTAGCAATTGGACTTTTAAATCCTAAAAAAACATTAACAAACGATGAGGATATTTTTTTATTTGATTTTACTATTCCTTATGCCTTATCATTTTTAAGTTTTCATGATATTGATGCCTATGTTCCTGGAATCAAAGATTTAATTTATGGAAATGAAGAAAGAGGAATTATAAGTACTCAAGAAAAAATGCAAAAAGGAAAAATTGCAGTTCAAGCTTTAGAAGATTATAAAGAGGCTAAGAAAACATCAAATGAACCATTATTAAATGAATCAAGAGTTTTACTTGATGAAAATATGAAATATTTTGGTTATGGACATATTAAAAATAAAGAAGATGTAATTCCTCCTATTTCTATTACATTTTATTCATTTCATATAATGGTAGCACTTGGAACTTGGTTTACAGTGCTTTTTGCGATGGTTTTATTTTTTCTTCTAAAGAAAGACATCATGAAATATCCATTAGTTTTAAAAGCGGCATTATTTAGTATTCCCTTAGGATATATTGCAAGTGAGGCAGGTTGGGTAGTTGCTGAAGTAGGACGTCAACCTTGGGCTATTCAAGACTTGATGCCAGTTGGAATTGCAGCAACAAAAATAGCAACAACAAATGTAATGATTAGTTTTTTTATCTTTGCCATACTTTTCACTGTTTTATTAATAGCTGAAATAAAAATTATGACTAAACAAATTGGTCTTGGTCCAGAAAATAAGGAGCACTAA